The proteins below come from a single Chryseobacterium nepalense genomic window:
- a CDS encoding LTA synthase family protein, whose amino-acid sequence MLFQKIKPFLYLGIFYLAISFILRIVFVFHPITTADFGFLDLLQIMMVGILNDILVFIITCPFLALYFLFLSDSKYQKPYGYIILGLLCLLFLYILLIPDNIFKQYGGSVAEIAMAFIGLKIIVFSLILFLPEKRVKIRNSMYFLTIFLYVLLIIFNAVSEYFFYNEFGLRYNFIAVDYLIYTNEVIGNIMESYPVVPLFLAIFALAVVFTVYIYKKTKTELLNLPNIKQKIILLGSFCILVAISILGLSFTTKLKSDNVFEEEIQANGLPKFYWAFTHNELDYFQFYPQINQQVAENTFLSQYAQPVLKRNIQPGKPELKKNVVLISIESLSADFMAHYGNTQKITPFLDSLADKSLMFTNLYATGNRTVRGLEALTLCIPPTAGESIIKRENNKNKFTTGSVFKSKGYDVKFLYGGYSYFDNMKDFYEGNGYTIVDRNNFKPDEISFANVWGVADEDMAKKAIQTMNAEAKSGRPFFNHWMTVSNHRPFTYPNGKIDIPGDAKSREGGVKYTDYSLRKFFEMAKKQDWYANTVFVIIADHCASSAGDTELPMDKYKIPAMIFSEGFIQPQKFTQTMSQIDVMPTLLGLLNFNYQTKFLGQDVFSKEFQPKAYVATYEDLGLIKDNYLTLIAPVKKIKQYVLTQQKNNLTPEFNLYYDEKYVKGNLQNKKLIEQTISAYQSTSYWLKKNQLNR is encoded by the coding sequence ATGTTGTTTCAAAAAATTAAGCCGTTTCTTTATTTAGGCATATTCTATCTTGCAATCTCATTCATACTGAGAATTGTTTTTGTATTTCACCCTATTACCACAGCAGATTTCGGTTTTTTAGACCTATTGCAAATTATGATGGTCGGAATCCTGAATGATATATTGGTGTTCATCATAACATGTCCTTTTTTGGCCCTTTATTTTCTGTTTTTATCAGACTCGAAATATCAGAAACCTTACGGTTATATCATCCTCGGCCTGTTGTGTTTGCTATTTTTATATATACTTCTCATTCCGGATAATATTTTTAAGCAATACGGAGGATCGGTTGCTGAAATCGCGATGGCTTTTATCGGACTTAAAATCATTGTCTTCAGCCTAATACTCTTCCTTCCCGAAAAGCGGGTAAAGATCAGAAATTCAATGTATTTCCTTACTATTTTCCTATACGTTCTCCTTATTATTTTTAATGCCGTGAGCGAATATTTTTTTTATAATGAATTTGGATTACGATATAATTTTATTGCTGTAGACTATCTTATCTATACAAACGAAGTAATCGGAAATATCATGGAAAGCTATCCCGTTGTTCCTTTATTTCTGGCCATATTTGCACTGGCAGTTGTATTTACGGTTTATATTTATAAAAAAACTAAAACTGAACTTCTAAACCTTCCGAATATTAAACAGAAGATCATCTTATTAGGTTCTTTTTGCATTTTGGTAGCAATAAGTATTTTAGGATTAAGTTTTACCACAAAATTGAAATCTGATAATGTTTTTGAGGAAGAAATCCAGGCCAACGGATTGCCAAAATTTTATTGGGCTTTTACCCATAATGAACTGGATTATTTTCAGTTTTATCCTCAGATTAACCAGCAGGTTGCAGAAAACACTTTTCTGAGCCAGTACGCACAGCCTGTTTTAAAAAGAAATATTCAACCCGGAAAACCGGAATTGAAGAAAAACGTCGTTTTGATTTCCATTGAAAGTTTATCGGCAGATTTTATGGCACATTATGGTAACACACAGAAAATAACCCCTTTCCTGGATAGTCTTGCAGATAAATCTCTGATGTTTACTAATCTTTACGCTACAGGAAACAGAACCGTTCGCGGACTTGAAGCGCTTACACTCTGTATCCCGCCTACTGCCGGTGAAAGCATCATTAAAAGAGAAAACAATAAAAATAAATTTACAACAGGAAGTGTTTTCAAATCAAAAGGTTATGATGTTAAATTCCTATATGGCGGCTATAGCTACTTTGATAATATGAAAGATTTTTATGAAGGAAATGGCTACACCATTGTTGACAGAAATAATTTTAAACCGGATGAGATTTCCTTTGCCAATGTCTGGGGCGTTGCAGATGAAGATATGGCCAAAAAAGCAATTCAGACCATGAATGCTGAAGCGAAATCCGGAAGACCGTTTTTTAATCACTGGATGACGGTTTCCAACCACCGTCCTTTTACTTATCCTAACGGTAAAATAGACATTCCTGGTGATGCGAAATCACGGGAAGGCGGCGTAAAATATACCGATTATTCTCTCAGAAAATTCTTTGAAATGGCTAAAAAACAAGACTGGTATGCCAATACGGTTTTTGTAATCATTGCAGACCATTGTGCTTCAAGCGCAGGAGATACAGAACTTCCGATGGATAAATACAAAATTCCTGCAATGATTTTTTCTGAAGGATTTATTCAGCCGCAAAAGTTTACACAGACCATGTCGCAGATTGATGTAATGCCTACGCTTCTAGGTCTGCTTAATTTTAATTATCAGACAAAATTTTTAGGGCAGGATGTATTTTCAAAAGAGTTTCAGCCGAAAGCGTATGTCGCTACTTATGAAGATTTAGGACTTATTAAAGATAATTACTTAACCCTTATTGCTCCGGTTAAGAAAATTAAACAATATGTTTTGACGCAGCAAAAAAACAACCTTACTCCGGAATTTAACCTGTATTATGATGAAAAATATGTGAAAGGAAACCTTCAGAATAAAAAACTTATTGAACAGACCATTTCTGCATATCAGTCAACTTCTTACTGGCTTAAAAAAAACCAGCTCAACCGGTAA
- the ribH gene encoding 6,7-dimethyl-8-ribityllumazine synthase, whose amino-acid sequence MATVNLSDYKPLHITNADEFSIGIVFSEWNDFVTYNLRDAALEILQKEGVRPENIKLFPVPGAFELNYASMQLCKERKYDAVIAIGCVIRGETPHFEYVCSAVAQGIKDCNILTDTPTIFCVLTDDTKEQSIARSGGDLGNKGVEAAVTALRMIDFKKNLSGKKGNIGFGHS is encoded by the coding sequence ATGGCAACAGTTAATCTTTCTGATTATAAGCCACTTCATATAACCAATGCCGATGAATTTTCAATCGGCATTGTTTTTTCTGAGTGGAATGATTTTGTAACTTACAATCTTCGCGATGCGGCATTGGAAATCCTTCAGAAAGAAGGAGTACGGCCTGAAAACATTAAGCTTTTCCCCGTTCCCGGTGCTTTCGAACTGAATTATGCAAGCATGCAGCTTTGTAAAGAACGTAAATATGATGCAGTGATTGCCATTGGCTGTGTAATCCGCGGGGAAACTCCTCACTTTGAGTATGTCTGTTCAGCAGTTGCCCAGGGAATCAAAGACTGTAATATACTTACCGATACCCCTACCATTTTCTGCGTTCTTACTGATGATACCAAAGAGCAATCTATCGCGAGAAGTGGCGGAGATCTTGGAAATAAAGGGGTTGAAGCAGCAGTTACTGCATTAAGGATGATTGATTTTAAAAAGAACTTATCCGGTAAAAAAGGAAATATCGGTTTCGGCCATTCATAA
- a CDS encoding tetratricopeptide repeat protein: MAKITKNAQNEQEGKETVEFFKDLDREALNTERFIERYSKPLGIAFGVLVLGVLGFFAYKQFVVTPKNAEAVKSFLAAQKNLTEGKDKEALGGKSAANPGFLGTYNEYSATDIGKLSAYNAGLLKFKEGKFQEAYDLLDKFSSDNKTLMAMKYGAMADAQSGLNKNDDALQLLDKAASASDDPYTMYYFTRKAGILALGLNKKAEAKKYFATIDEKYQDYDNGMSDSYIEMTKYY; encoded by the coding sequence ATGGCAAAAATTACAAAGAATGCTCAAAACGAGCAAGAAGGTAAAGAAACAGTGGAGTTTTTTAAAGATCTTGACAGAGAAGCTTTAAACACCGAAAGATTTATTGAGAGATATTCAAAACCATTGGGTATTGCTTTCGGGGTGCTTGTTTTAGGCGTTCTGGGATTCTTCGCTTACAAACAATTTGTGGTGACTCCTAAAAACGCTGAAGCTGTAAAAAGTTTCCTTGCCGCTCAGAAAAATCTTACTGAAGGAAAAGATAAGGAGGCACTAGGTGGTAAATCTGCTGCAAATCCTGGTTTCCTGGGAACCTATAATGAATATTCCGCAACTGATATTGGTAAGCTTTCTGCGTATAACGCGGGACTTTTGAAATTCAAAGAAGGGAAATTCCAGGAAGCATATGATCTTCTGGACAAGTTTTCATCAGACAACAAAACTTTGATGGCGATGAAATACGGAGCAATGGCTGATGCACAATCTGGCCTCAACAAAAATGACGATGCTTTGCAATTACTGGATAAAGCAGCTTCTGCTTCAGACGATCCGTACACAATGTATTACTTCACAAGAAAGGCAGGTATTCTGGCTTTAGGTCTTAATAAAAAAGCTGAAGCTAAAAAATATTTTGCTACAATTGATGAAAAATATCAGGACTACGACAACGGAATGTCTGACTCTTATATTGAAATGACTAAATATTACTAA
- a CDS encoding quinol:cytochrome C oxidoreductase, translated as MYSFSPKLKSTSIILLVVGLVLFGIGFFLNKGISAEKIEHMMEAVNASGHTAPTHSSEMVGPQDHAAHLEHATLQVHNQPLAAIHFVAVFFFGVSCCVLFFYSIQHAAHAGWPIIITRVMEAIASYIPYGGAILIILMLLNITHQGHLFHWMDPELTDPNSAHFDVILFEKRIFLNIPFYAVRTFIYVLGASFFAWKLKAQSKKVDETKSKVDYQMLYRWAVGYIAFFGFASAAWAWDWLMSIDPHWYSTMYIWYSMVSCLSSGIAVIILLSVYLKKNGFLPQFNDNHLHDLGVFLFATSMLWTYTWFAQFMLYWYANIPEEVNYFFGRFQHYSPTFLPMLIVNFLLPLLVLVSSSIKRNYKVVTIMAIVVICGHILDYFNMVMPGTVGPYWKTPEVFILILGAILFVVGLFMFTVLSALSKLKLIPTGNPYLHESEIYEYPF; from the coding sequence CTATAATCCTTCTTGTTGTAGGTTTAGTTCTTTTTGGTATTGGTTTCTTTTTAAACAAAGGAATCTCTGCCGAGAAAATAGAACACATGATGGAAGCTGTTAACGCTTCTGGTCATACTGCTCCTACACATTCTAGTGAAATGGTTGGTCCTCAGGATCACGCTGCTCATTTGGAGCATGCTACTCTTCAGGTACATAACCAGCCTTTAGCGGCAATACATTTTGTAGCTGTATTTTTCTTCGGAGTGAGCTGCTGCGTATTATTCTTTTATTCTATCCAGCATGCTGCACACGCAGGATGGCCAATTATCATTACAAGAGTAATGGAAGCTATTGCTTCTTATATTCCTTACGGTGGTGCTATTCTGATCATTTTAATGCTTTTAAACATTACACACCAAGGACACCTTTTTCATTGGATGGATCCTGAATTGACAGACCCGAACTCTGCTCATTTTGATGTGATCTTATTTGAAAAAAGAATCTTCCTAAATATTCCTTTTTATGCCGTAAGAACATTTATCTATGTTTTAGGTGCCTCGTTCTTCGCTTGGAAACTGAAAGCTCAGTCTAAAAAAGTAGACGAAACCAAATCAAAAGTAGATTACCAGATGTTGTACAGATGGGCGGTAGGATATATTGCATTCTTCGGATTTGCTTCTGCTGCTTGGGCTTGGGATTGGTTGATGTCTATTGACCCTCACTGGTATTCTACGATGTACATCTGGTACTCAATGGTGAGCTGCCTTTCAAGTGGTATTGCGGTAATCATTCTTTTAAGTGTTTATTTAAAGAAAAACGGGTTCCTGCCACAATTCAATGACAATCACTTACACGATTTAGGAGTATTCCTTTTCGCAACAAGTATGCTTTGGACGTATACCTGGTTTGCACAGTTTATGTTATACTGGTATGCGAACATTCCGGAAGAGGTTAATTATTTCTTCGGAAGATTCCAGCACTACTCTCCTACTTTCTTACCAATGCTGATCGTAAACTTCTTATTACCGTTATTGGTATTAGTAAGCAGCAGCATCAAAAGAAACTATAAAGTAGTTACAATAATGGCAATAGTGGTTATCTGCGGACACATTTTAGATTACTTCAACATGGTAATGCCGGGAACAGTAGGACCATACTGGAAAACTCCTGAAGTATTCATCCTGATCTTAGGAGCAATCCTGTTCGTAGTTGGATTATTTATGTTTACTGTGCTTTCTGCATTATCTAAACTTAAATTAATCCCTACAGGAAACCCTTACTTACATGAATCTGAAATTTATGAATATCCTTTCTAA
- a CDS encoding adenine phosphoribosyltransferase yields MASQELIRKLEETIENVPDFPIPGIQFKDISPIFLDPKLYEDVIADLVAFSKGKVDAVCGIESRGYLFGIAIAVALEVPFILIRKSGKLPPPVISEKYDLEYGSAVIETREGQIKPGQKVLIHDDLLATGGTTEAAAKLVEKQGAIVSQFSFLIGLKDLKGEEKLEKFNAEVYHILKY; encoded by the coding sequence ATGGCATCACAAGAACTCATCAGGAAACTGGAAGAAACGATAGAAAATGTACCAGATTTTCCGATTCCGGGAATTCAGTTTAAAGACATTTCACCAATTTTTTTAGATCCTAAATTGTATGAAGATGTCATTGCAGATCTCGTAGCGTTCAGCAAAGGGAAAGTGGATGCTGTTTGCGGGATCGAAAGCCGCGGTTATCTTTTCGGGATTGCCATTGCTGTTGCTCTGGAAGTTCCTTTTATTTTGATAAGAAAATCCGGAAAACTTCCTCCGCCGGTTATTTCGGAAAAATACGACCTTGAATACGGAAGCGCTGTCATCGAAACACGTGAAGGACAAATAAAGCCGGGACAAAAAGTTCTTATTCATGATGATCTTCTTGCAACAGGAGGAACTACGGAAGCGGCAGCAAAGCTGGTAGAAAAGCAAGGAGCAATCGTATCCCAATTCAGCTTTCTGATTGGACTGAAAGATCTTAAGGGAGAAGAAAAATTAGAGAAATTTAATGCAGAAGTTTATCATATTTTAAAATATTAG